Proteins co-encoded in one Dreissena polymorpha isolate Duluth1 chromosome 12, UMN_Dpol_1.0, whole genome shotgun sequence genomic window:
- the LOC127853548 gene encoding chondroadherin-like protein: protein MSVRNSRAMTGVLIVFLASCVYGFLLDTISDPCSYSSNEIACRGRGLTSIPLFNLTRYTDVCLKFITLSDNKLTSIGNDSFTQLRSVNCSYTILFSDNNISQIDEYAFRGIEAHIEGLYLQRNSLHSLPEAISSSINLNMLFIDGNPIVSLNPSIMAKIGHSVTQFSVDMSLFQKWPTELHFLHELTHLSLYNIPFQYLDSSAFRGLTNVQFLYIMGSNFIKIPNAICTLSSLNSLQIDNNYFLNESKSDVFEPCSHTTSLPNVISFSYSNNRADFFPNILTIFPSVKYIGMSNNGMRFMNADQFMDNFSVVRFGLHYEKFSQIPSSLNTFKSLEKLLLQNNLIEFIEDDDFIGLRNLTIINLDYNPIQYITNRAFQNNTQLTEVTLSHTLLTTIPTTVTMIPALQTLRLEANGIECTCELASLKIWNVSSIRIEGQCYQTNERIDQFIKTYISAGRC from the exons ATGTCTGTAAGGAATTCTAGGGCG atgACCGGGGTCCTAATCGTGTTTCTCGCATCATGTGTTTACGGATTTCTTTTGGACACAATCTCAGATCCTTGCTCGTACTCAAGCAATGAAATCGCATGTAGAGGCCGTGGACTTACTTCAATCCCTCTCTTTAACTTGACACGCTATACAGATGTTTGTTTAAAGTTCATTACCTTGAGCGACAACAAACTAACCAGTATTGGAAACGATTCCTTTACACAGCTACGCTCCGTTAATTGTTCATATACTATACTTTTTAGTGACAACAACATTTCTCAAATTGACGAATACGCTTTTCGCGGAATTGAGGCCCATATTGAAGGATTATATTTACAACGAAATAGTCTTCACTCCCTTCCAGAGGCAATAAGTTCGAGTATTAATCTGAACATGTTATTTATCGATGGAAACCCAATTGTGTCATTGAATCCGTCAATCATGGCTAAAATTGGACATTCTGTAACACAATTTAGCGTCGACATGTCTTTGTTTCAAAAGTGGCCGACCGAACTTCATTTTTTACATGAACTAACGCACCTTTCGCTATACAATATACCTTTTCAGTATTTGGATTCCAGTGCATTTCGTGGACTTACAAATGTGCAGTTCTTGTACATAATGGGCTCTAATTTCATAAAAATCCCAAATGCAATATGTACTCTTTCTTCCCTTAATTCATTACAGATAGATAATAATTACTTTTTAAACGAAAGCAAGTCAGACGTCTTTGAACCATGCAGTCATACAACCAGCCTGCCAAATGTTATTAGTTTTTCATATTCAAACAATCGCGCTGATTTCTTtccaaacattttgacaatatttCCTTCTGTAAAATATATTGGTATGTCCAACAACGGTATGCGATTTATGAATGCAGATCAGTTTATGGATAATTTTAGTGTAGTACGTTTTGGTTTACATTACGAAAAGTTTAGTCAAATTCCCAGTTCCTTGAATACTTTTAAAAGTCTCGAAAAACTGCTGcttcaaaataatttaatagaATTCATCGAGGATGATGACTTTATTGGATTACGTAATTTAACAATCATTAATCTAGATTACAATCCCATTCAGTATATCACGAACAGGGCATTTCAAAACAACACACAACTTACGGAAGTAACCTTGTCCCATACGCTTCTAACCACCATACCTACCACTGTAACCATGATACCAGCTCTACAAACTTTACGTCTTGAGGCCAATGGCATCGAATGCACTTGTGAACTAGCCAGTCTGAAGATTTGGAATGTTTCTTCGATACGGATAGAGGGACAATGTTATCAAACAAATGAACGAATTGATCAGTTTATCAAGACCTACATTAGCGCTGGTCGGTGCTAG